Proteins co-encoded in one Ruegeria pomeroyi DSS-3 genomic window:
- the ccoN gene encoding cytochrome-c oxidase, cbb3-type subunit I yields MSNYIKLIALGLIALFAAMGINYARDVAYMVHAVIVLLVSGGLFIWTLRKTDEARGLLDLSGEYMDDVVRYGVIATAFWGVVGFLAGTFIAFQLAFPGLNFEWAQGYANFGRLRPLHTSAVIFAFGGNALIATSFYVVQRTSAARLWGGNLAWFVFWGYQLFIVLAATGYLLGGTQSKEYAEPEWYVDLWLTVVWVAYLAVFLGTIIKRKEPHIYVANWFYLSFIVTVAMLHVVNNLTIPVSIWGSKSVIVWPGVQDAMVQWWYGHNAVGFFLTAGFLGMMYYFIPKQAERPVFSYKLSIIHFWALIFIYIWAGPHHLHYTALPDWASTLGMVFSVVLWMPSWGGMINGLMTLSGAWDKLRTDPIIRMMVISVGFYGMSTFEGPMMSIRAVNSLSHYTDWTIGHVHSGALGWNGMITFGALYFLVPVLWKRDRLYSLKLVNYHFWLATIGIVLYAASMWVTGIMEGLMWREVDANGFLVNSFADTVAAKFPMYVVRGLGGVLYLTGAIIMCYNLWMTVRKAPAKEASLSVAVPAE; encoded by the coding sequence ATGTCGAACTATATCAAGCTCATCGCGCTTGGTCTCATCGCGCTGTTCGCGGCGATGGGGATCAACTATGCGCGCGACGTGGCTTACATGGTGCATGCAGTCATCGTGCTGCTTGTCTCCGGTGGGCTGTTCATCTGGACGCTGCGCAAGACCGACGAGGCCCGCGGTCTCCTCGATCTGTCGGGCGAATACATGGACGATGTCGTCCGTTACGGTGTCATCGCAACCGCATTCTGGGGCGTCGTCGGCTTTCTGGCCGGGACGTTCATCGCATTTCAACTCGCCTTTCCGGGGCTCAATTTCGAATGGGCCCAGGGGTATGCAAATTTCGGTCGCCTGCGCCCGCTGCACACCTCGGCGGTGATTTTCGCATTTGGCGGCAACGCGCTGATCGCCACCTCGTTCTATGTGGTCCAGCGTACCAGCGCCGCGCGGCTCTGGGGCGGCAACCTGGCCTGGTTCGTATTCTGGGGGTACCAGCTGTTCATCGTGTTGGCGGCAACCGGCTATCTGCTGGGCGGGACCCAGTCCAAGGAATATGCCGAACCCGAATGGTACGTTGACCTGTGGCTGACCGTGGTCTGGGTCGCTTATCTGGCCGTGTTCCTGGGCACGATCATCAAGCGCAAGGAGCCCCACATCTATGTGGCCAACTGGTTCTATCTGAGCTTCATCGTCACCGTCGCCATGCTGCATGTGGTCAACAACCTGACCATCCCCGTCAGCATCTGGGGCAGCAAATCGGTCATCGTCTGGCCGGGTGTGCAGGACGCGATGGTGCAATGGTGGTACGGCCACAACGCCGTGGGCTTCTTCCTGACCGCCGGCTTCCTGGGCATGATGTACTACTTCATCCCGAAACAGGCCGAACGTCCGGTGTTCAGCTACAAGCTGTCGATCATCCACTTCTGGGCGCTGATCTTCATCTATATCTGGGCCGGTCCGCACCACCTGCACTATACCGCGCTGCCTGACTGGGCCTCGACGCTGGGCATGGTGTTCTCGGTCGTGCTGTGGATGCCCTCCTGGGGTGGCATGATCAACGGTCTGATGACGCTCTCGGGCGCCTGGGACAAGCTGCGCACCGACCCCATCATCCGCATGATGGTGATCTCGGTCGGCTTCTACGGCATGTCCACCTTCGAAGGCCCGATGATGTCGATCCGCGCGGTGAACTCGCTGAGCCACTACACCGACTGGACCATCGGTCACGTGCACTCGGGTGCGCTGGGCTGGAACGGGATGATCACCTTCGGCGCGCTCTACTTCCTGGTGCCCGTGCTGTGGAAGCGTGATCGCCTCTACTCGCTGAAACTGGTGAATTACCACTTCTGGCTCGCCACCATCGGTATCGTGCTCTACGCCGCCTCGATGTGGGTGACCGGGATCATGGAAGGCCTGATGTGGCGCGAAGTGGATGCCAACGGCTTCCTGGTGAACTCGTTCGCCGACACCGTGGCCGCCAAGTTCCCGATGTATGTGGTGCGTGGTCTGGGCGGGGTCCTGTACCTCACCGGTGCCATCATCATGTGCTACAACCTGTGGATGACCGTTCG
- a CDS encoding universal stress protein produces MAYKSLLTVLTDPKIAPATLAQLVALAEAQDAHAEALCLGVDRSQTGYYYAGANALILQETLNRANAEAEEVLTLAQDTLGKSGVRWSAESGVAQIADLGRHVAHRARFSDLVVLSRPYGEDRGSEAEPIVEAAMFEGHAPVLVVPDNAPPLKQPRTVLLGWNESVEAMRAIRLAMPFLRAADLVRIVVIDPPRHGPDRSDPGGLLSQMLARHGVKVEIDVLSKTMTRVSDILNRHATDTSADMLVMGAYGHSRFREAILGGATRNMLEQATVPVFMAH; encoded by the coding sequence ATGGCCTATAAATCCCTGTTGACCGTTCTGACCGATCCCAAGATCGCTCCGGCAACCTTGGCTCAACTGGTTGCCCTGGCCGAAGCGCAGGACGCCCATGCCGAGGCCCTGTGCCTGGGCGTCGATCGCAGCCAGACCGGCTATTACTATGCGGGCGCCAATGCGCTGATCCTTCAGGAAACCCTGAACCGGGCCAATGCCGAAGCCGAAGAGGTGCTGACGCTGGCTCAGGACACTCTGGGCAAATCCGGTGTGCGTTGGTCCGCCGAAAGCGGCGTCGCCCAGATCGCCGATCTGGGCCGCCATGTCGCCCATCGCGCCCGCTTTTCCGACCTGGTGGTGCTGTCGCGCCCCTATGGCGAGGATCGCGGCAGCGAGGCCGAGCCGATCGTCGAGGCCGCCATGTTCGAGGGTCACGCCCCGGTTCTGGTCGTGCCCGACAATGCGCCGCCGCTGAAACAGCCGCGCACCGTGCTGCTCGGCTGGAACGAGAGTGTCGAGGCGATGCGCGCGATCCGGCTGGCGATGCCCTTCCTGCGGGCCGCCGATCTGGTGCGGATCGTGGTGATCGACCCGCCGCGCCACGGCCCCGACCGCTCGGATCCGGGTGGCCTGCTCAGCCAGATGCTGGCGCGTCATGGCGTCAAGGTGGAAATCGACGTTCTCAGCAAGACGATGACCCGGGTGTCGGACATCCTCAACCGCCACGCCACCGATACCAGCGCCGACATGCTGGTAATGGGCGCCTATGGCCATTCGCGGTTCCGCGAGGCGATCCTGGGCGGCGCCACCCGCAACATGCTGGAACAGGCCACCGTGCCCGTGTTCATGGCGCATTAA
- a CDS encoding GlsB/YeaQ/YmgE family stress response membrane protein, whose protein sequence is MQFDSLLILLLVGALAGWLSGKIMAGRGFGLLGNILVGIVGAFLAGTIFPALGFAVGGGFLASVIHATIGSVILLFVIGLIRKA, encoded by the coding sequence ATGCAATTTGACAGCCTTCTGATCCTGCTGCTGGTCGGCGCGCTGGCCGGGTGGCTTTCGGGCAAGATCATGGCCGGGCGCGGCTTTGGCCTTTTGGGCAATATCCTGGTCGGGATCGTTGGCGCGTTTCTGGCCGGCACCATCTTTCCGGCGCTTGGTTTTGCCGTGGGCGGTGGATTTCTGGCCTCGGTGATCCATGCCACGATCGGGTCGGTCATCCTGCTTTTCGTGATCGGTTTGATTCGCAAGGCGTGA
- the glyA gene encoding serine hydroxymethyltransferase, giving the protein MPQLAARPWVPAHCETRVQQIAETTARADSDAIDAHLEALIEENRTIHDAECFNLNPATNVMNPRAEAVLARGLGSRPSLGYPGDKYEMGLEAIEEIEVIAAELAAKVFNARYAEIRVGSGALANLYGFMALTRPGDTIIAPPASIGGHVTHHKAGCAGLYGLKTIEAPVDADGYSLDLSALAELAERHRPRLITVGGSLNLFPHPVAAVREIADRVGAKVLFDAAHQCGIIAGGAWANPLDEGAHLMTMSTYKSLGGPAGGLIVTNEAEIAERLDAIAFPGMTANFDAAKSAALAISLLDWVDHGAAYAQAMVDLAQALAAELEALGLPVFHGAGGATASHQFAVEAARFGGGQAASKTLRRAGFLACGIGLPIAPVAGDMNGLRIGTPELVRRGVTPEHAAELAWLITQGLTGNDPEAVALRTREMRARFQGMHHIRS; this is encoded by the coding sequence ATGCCACAGCTTGCCGCCCGCCCCTGGGTGCCCGCCCATTGCGAAACCCGCGTTCAGCAAATCGCCGAGACCACGGCACGCGCCGACAGCGATGCCATCGACGCCCACCTGGAGGCGCTGATCGAAGAGAACCGCACCATCCATGACGCGGAATGTTTCAACCTGAACCCGGCAACCAATGTTATGAACCCGCGCGCCGAGGCGGTGCTGGCGCGGGGATTGGGCAGCCGCCCCTCGCTGGGCTATCCCGGCGACAAATACGAGATGGGGCTGGAGGCGATCGAAGAGATCGAGGTGATTGCCGCAGAACTGGCGGCAAAGGTGTTCAACGCGCGCTATGCCGAGATCCGGGTGGGCTCGGGCGCGCTCGCCAATCTTTATGGCTTCATGGCGCTGACCCGGCCCGGCGATACGATCATCGCGCCACCGGCCAGTATCGGTGGCCATGTAACCCATCACAAGGCGGGCTGTGCGGGGCTTTATGGCCTAAAAACCATCGAGGCGCCGGTGGATGCGGATGGTTACAGCCTGGATTTGAGCGCGCTGGCAGAGTTGGCAGAGCGGCACCGGCCCCGGCTGATCACGGTGGGCGGCTCGCTCAACCTGTTTCCGCATCCAGTTGCAGCCGTGCGCGAGATTGCCGACAGGGTTGGTGCCAAGGTTCTGTTCGACGCGGCGCATCAATGCGGCATCATCGCGGGCGGCGCCTGGGCCAACCCGCTGGACGAGGGGGCGCATCTGATGACGATGAGCACCTACAAGAGCCTCGGCGGCCCTGCCGGCGGGCTGATTGTGACCAACGAGGCCGAGATCGCCGAACGGCTGGACGCCATCGCCTTTCCCGGCATGACCGCGAATTTCGACGCGGCGAAATCGGCGGCGTTGGCGATCTCGCTGTTGGACTGGGTCGATCATGGCGCGGCTTATGCCCAGGCCATGGTCGATCTGGCGCAGGCGCTGGCCGCCGAGTTGGAGGCGCTGGGCCTGCCGGTGTTTCATGGCGCGGGCGGGGCCACCGCCTCGCACCAGTTCGCGGTCGAGGCGGCGCGGTTCGGCGGCGGTCAGGCGGCGTCCAAGACGCTGAGGCGGGCAGGCTTCCTGGCCTGTGGCATCGGCCTGCCGATCGCGCCGGTTGCGGGGGATATGAACGGCCTTCGGATCGGCACGCCGGAGCTGGTGCGCCGAGGGGTCACGCCAGAGCATGCCGCCGAACTGGCCTGGCTGATCACCCAAGGTCTCACCGGCAACGATCCCGAAGCGGTGGCGCTGCGCACGCGTGAGATGCGGGCGCGGTTTCAGGGGATGCACCATATCAGGTCGTGA
- a CDS encoding LysR family transcriptional regulator, with the protein MPVAPPRPRPLPLNALRAFEAAARLGGFAAAAEELGVSPGAVSAQIKQLEDVLGAPLFERGVRGVNLTALAVDVLPDLTGAFDRLATVSHGLRTGAKPQVVHVAALPSVAQLWLSPRLPGLRAAASEIEISVTAMEQPPDLKRAPFDLCLFFGESPGEALAADTITPVCAPALADRLHRPEDLRHLPCLIDTTWHADWSHWMATALPGQTFVPRGPEFSLYALAVEETVNGAGVLMGHEALIAPFLARGQLVAPFATRVTLPRALRLWAPRPLPPGSAAQRVADWLRRQS; encoded by the coding sequence ATGCCCGTCGCCCCACCCCGCCCAAGACCGCTGCCCCTGAACGCCCTGCGCGCGTTTGAGGCCGCCGCGCGGCTGGGCGGATTCGCCGCCGCCGCCGAGGAACTGGGCGTCAGCCCCGGCGCGGTCTCGGCCCAGATCAAGCAGCTCGAGGATGTGCTGGGTGCGCCGCTGTTCGAACGTGGCGTCCGGGGCGTCAACCTGACCGCGCTTGCGGTCGATGTCCTGCCGGACCTGACTGGCGCTTTCGACCGGCTGGCCACGGTCAGCCATGGCCTGCGCACCGGCGCCAAGCCGCAGGTGGTGCATGTGGCGGCCCTGCCCTCGGTCGCCCAACTCTGGCTGTCTCCCCGCCTGCCAGGCCTGCGCGCAGCTGCGTCCGAGATCGAGATTTCGGTCACCGCGATGGAACAGCCGCCCGATCTGAAACGCGCGCCTTTCGATCTGTGCCTGTTCTTCGGCGAAAGCCCGGGCGAGGCGCTGGCCGCAGATACGATCACACCCGTCTGTGCACCCGCTCTGGCGGATCGGTTGCACCGGCCCGAGGATCTGCGCCACCTGCCCTGTCTTATCGACACCACCTGGCACGCCGATTGGTCGCACTGGATGGCCACCGCCCTGCCCGGCCAGACCTTTGTGCCGCGCGGACCCGAATTCTCGCTCTATGCTTTGGCGGTCGAGGAAACGGTGAACGGTGCCGGAGTGCTGATGGGACACGAGGCACTGATCGCCCCGTTTCTGGCGCGCGGCCAGTTGGTGGCCCCTTTTGCCACCCGGGTCACCCTGCCCCGCGCGCTGCGCCTCTGGGCACCGCGCCCGCTGCCACCCGGCTCTGCCGCGCAACGCGTGGCCGACTGGCTGCGCCGCCAGAGCTGA
- the fnrL gene encoding transcriptional regulator FnrL, which yields MSTQPQLCHTSCDDCPIRHRAVCAHCDADELEKLEEIKYYRSFEAGQTVIWSGDQMSFVGSVVSGIATLTQTMEDGRTQMVGLLLPSDFVGRPGRDGAPYDVVATTDLVMCCFRKKPFEELMARTPHIAHRLLEMTLDELDAAREWMLVLGRKTAREKIASLLSIIARRDASLSMRGVSGPMVFDLPLTREAMADYLGLTLETVSRQISALKKDGVIHLEGKRHVTIPDMGRLMEEAGDDTDGGFLV from the coding sequence ATGAGCACCCAGCCTCAGCTTTGCCATACCAGTTGCGACGACTGTCCGATTCGGCATCGCGCCGTATGCGCCCATTGCGATGCGGATGAGTTGGAGAAGCTGGAAGAGATCAAGTATTATCGCAGCTTCGAGGCGGGTCAGACCGTGATCTGGTCGGGCGATCAGATGAGCTTTGTCGGCTCCGTCGTTTCTGGCATCGCCACGCTGACCCAGACGATGGAGGATGGCCGCACACAGATGGTGGGCCTGCTGTTGCCGTCGGATTTCGTCGGTCGCCCGGGGCGCGACGGGGCGCCCTATGACGTTGTGGCAACCACCGATCTGGTCATGTGCTGTTTCCGCAAGAAGCCGTTCGAAGAGCTGATGGCGCGTACCCCGCATATCGCGCACCGGTTGCTGGAAATGACGCTGGACGAGCTGGACGCGGCGCGCGAATGGATGCTGGTGCTGGGTCGCAAGACCGCGCGCGAGAAGATCGCCAGCCTGTTGTCGATCATCGCCCGCCGCGACGCTTCGCTGAGCATGCGTGGCGTGAGCGGGCCAATGGTGTTCGACCTGCCGCTGACCCGCGAGGCGATGGCCGACTATCTGGGTCTGACGCTGGAAACGGTTAGCCGCCAGATCTCGGCCCTGAAAAAGGATGGGGTCATTCACCTGGAAGGCAAGCGCCACGTCACCATCCCGGATATGGGCCGGTTGATGGAAGAAGCGGGCGACGACACCGATGGCGGTTTCCTGGTCTGA
- the hemN gene encoding oxygen-independent coproporphyrinogen III oxidase, whose protein sequence is MIAKSQLARLGLFDAKVPRYTSYPTAPHFSNDVGPDRFGDWISGIAPGSAISLYVHVPFCRRLCWFCACRTQGTQTDNPVIAYVDTLKAELALLAERLPEGVHLSRLHWGGGTPTLLNPELMRGLARSIFDTVPLGPEAEFSVEIDPNEIDPARLDALAEAGMNRASIGVQDFDDEIQKTIGRIQGYDVTRDAVEMIRARGIYSLNADILYGLPHQTRARMTESVQKLLSLNPDRVALYGYAHVPWMAKRQQLIPSDALPTPEQRLDLFDTARRLFMWDNYAEIGIDHFATQEDGLTRALKTGKLRRNFQGYTDDQAEVLIGVGASSISRFPQGYAQNAPATSAHTAAIRAGRFSTARGHLFKGQDVMRARLIEALMCDFRIDRAEILRDHEITAEELDQMFRNADEAFDGLLRVTADGLFIPQEARALTRMVARLFDAYDLSKAGHSSAI, encoded by the coding sequence ATGATAGCGAAATCACAATTGGCCCGGCTCGGACTTTTTGACGCGAAAGTGCCGAGATACACGAGCTACCCGACCGCCCCCCATTTCAGCAATGACGTGGGGCCTGATCGTTTCGGCGACTGGATTTCGGGCATCGCACCCGGCAGCGCGATCTCGCTCTATGTGCATGTCCCCTTCTGCCGTCGTCTTTGCTGGTTCTGCGCCTGCCGTACGCAGGGCACCCAGACCGACAATCCGGTCATCGCCTATGTCGATACGCTCAAGGCCGAGCTGGCGCTGCTGGCCGAGCGTCTGCCCGAGGGCGTGCACCTGTCGCGCCTGCATTGGGGCGGCGGCACGCCAACCTTGCTGAACCCCGAGCTGATGCGCGGCCTTGCACGCAGCATTTTCGACACGGTGCCACTGGGCCCCGAGGCCGAGTTCTCGGTCGAGATCGACCCCAACGAGATCGACCCGGCCCGGCTGGACGCGCTGGCCGAGGCGGGAATGAACCGCGCCTCGATCGGGGTGCAGGATTTCGATGACGAGATCCAGAAAACCATCGGCCGCATCCAGGGCTATGACGTCACCCGCGACGCGGTCGAGATGATTCGCGCCCGTGGCATCTATAGCCTGAACGCCGATATCCTTTATGGCCTGCCCCACCAGACCCGGGCGCGGATGACCGAAAGCGTGCAGAAGCTCTTGTCGCTCAACCCCGACCGGGTGGCGCTCTATGGTTATGCCCATGTGCCCTGGATGGCCAAGCGGCAGCAGCTGATTCCTTCGGACGCGCTGCCGACGCCGGAACAGCGGCTCGACCTGTTCGATACCGCGCGGCGCCTGTTCATGTGGGACAATTACGCCGAGATCGGCATCGACCATTTCGCCACCCAGGAGGACGGCCTGACCCGGGCGCTGAAAACCGGCAAGCTGCGCCGCAATTTTCAGGGCTATACCGACGATCAGGCCGAGGTATTGATCGGCGTCGGCGCCAGTTCCATCTCGCGTTTCCCGCAGGGCTATGCACAGAACGCCCCGGCCACCTCGGCCCATACCGCTGCAATCCGGGCCGGGCGCTTCTCGACCGCGCGCGGCCACCTATTCAAGGGGCAGGACGTGATGCGCGCCCGCCTGATCGAGGCGCTGATGTGCGATTTTCGCATCGACCGGGCCGAGATCCTGCGCGATCACGAGATTACCGCCGAAGAGCTGGACCAGATGTTCCGCAACGCAGACGAGGCCTTCGACGGCCTTCTGCGCGTCACCGCTGACGGTCTGTTCATCCCGCAAGAGGCGCGCGCGCTGACGCGAATGGTGGCCCGCCTCTTCGACGCCTATGACCTCAGCAAGGCCGGGCACAGTTCAGCGATCTGA